A window of the Streptomyces sp. Ag109_O5-10 genome harbors these coding sequences:
- a CDS encoding SRPBCC family protein has protein sequence MAQVEATTERIVGADAETVFDAIADYSGTRAKLLPEHFSEYEVREGGDGEGTLVHWKLQATSKRVRDCLLEVSEPTDGELVEKDRNSSMVTTWRVTPAGEGKSRVVVHTTWQGAGGIGGFFEKTFAPKGLGRIYDQVLDKLATEVEK, from the coding sequence ATGGCGCAGGTCGAGGCCACCACGGAGCGGATCGTCGGCGCGGACGCGGAGACGGTGTTCGACGCGATCGCCGACTACAGCGGCACGCGCGCGAAGCTGCTCCCCGAGCACTTCAGCGAGTACGAGGTGCGCGAGGGCGGCGACGGCGAGGGCACCCTCGTCCACTGGAAGCTGCAGGCCACCAGCAAGCGGGTCCGGGACTGCCTCCTGGAGGTCAGCGAGCCCACCGACGGCGAGCTGGTCGAGAAGGACCGCAACTCCTCCATGGTCACCACCTGGCGGGTCACCCCGGCCGGCGAGGGGAAGTCCCGGGTCGTCGTGCACACCACCTGGCAGGGCGCCGGCGGCATCGGCGGCTTCTTCGAGAAGACCTTCGCGCCCAAGGGCCTCGGCCGGATCTACGACCAGGTGCTCGACAAGCTCGCCACC
- a CDS encoding Rv2578c family radical SAM protein, with protein sequence MRWENLTEEADHGRAGTALFGADAVTTRTFDTPEFRGITFHEVRARSIINRVPGASRMPFEWTVNPYRGCTHACVYCFARKTHSYLDLDTGIGFDTQIVVKVNAPELLRRQLGSRRWLGDHIAMGTNVDCYQRAEGRYGLMPGIISALTEHANPFSILTKGTLILRDLDLLRRAADVTDVGISVSVGFVDPELWRTVEPGTPAPERRLHVVRALAEAGIGCGVLMAPVIPFLGDHPAQLRATVRAIAAAGATSVTPLVLHLRPGAREWFMSWLAAHHPHLVRRYERLYAEGAYAPKWYQRRITRQVHELAEEYGIGPNRAGTARRIPVPPAEEEPALPEPTQLTLL encoded by the coding sequence ATGCGCTGGGAGAACCTCACCGAGGAGGCCGATCACGGCCGGGCCGGCACCGCGCTGTTCGGCGCGGACGCGGTCACCACCCGGACCTTCGACACGCCCGAGTTCCGGGGGATCACGTTCCACGAGGTGCGGGCGCGGTCGATCATCAACCGGGTGCCGGGCGCCTCGCGGATGCCGTTCGAGTGGACGGTGAACCCGTACCGGGGCTGCACGCACGCGTGCGTGTACTGCTTCGCCCGCAAGACCCACAGCTACCTGGACCTGGACACCGGGATCGGCTTCGACACCCAGATCGTGGTCAAGGTCAACGCCCCGGAGCTGCTCCGCCGCCAGCTGGGCTCGCGCCGCTGGCTCGGCGACCACATCGCGATGGGCACCAACGTCGACTGCTACCAGCGCGCCGAGGGCCGCTACGGGCTGATGCCGGGGATCATCTCCGCCCTCACCGAGCACGCCAACCCGTTCTCGATCCTGACCAAGGGCACCCTGATCCTGCGCGACCTGGACCTGCTGCGCCGGGCGGCGGACGTCACGGACGTCGGCATCTCGGTCTCGGTCGGCTTCGTCGACCCCGAGCTGTGGCGCACCGTGGAGCCGGGCACCCCGGCCCCCGAGCGCCGGCTCCACGTGGTCCGCGCCCTCGCGGAGGCGGGCATCGGCTGCGGGGTCCTGATGGCACCCGTGATCCCGTTCCTCGGCGACCACCCGGCCCAGCTCCGGGCCACCGTGCGGGCGATCGCGGCGGCCGGGGCCACCTCGGTGACGCCCCTGGTGCTGCATCTGCGGCCGGGCGCCCGCGAGTGGTTCATGAGCTGGCTCGCGGCCCACCACCCGCACCTGGTCCGGCGCTACGAGCGGCTGTACGCGGAGGGCGCCTACGCGCCCAAGTGGTACCAGCGCCGGATCACCCGTCAGGTGCACGAGCTGGCCGAGGAGTACGGCATCGGGCCGAACCGCGCGGGCACCGCCCGCCGGATACCGGTCCCGCCGGCGGAGGAGGAGCCCGCGCTGCCGGAGCCGACCCAGCTCACCCTGCTCTGA
- a CDS encoding alpha/beta hydrolase: protein MRTRAAVLCAVAAVVAGSFTVPPATAATRAPVQASPVTWKKCGTTDYPTLQCGSVKVPLDHRNPRGRQITLALSRVPHTAPASQGPLLVNPGGPGGSGLALAGFVASTLPKKVAARYDVIGFDPRGVGKSTPAIDCAPGYFDPVRPDSVPATPALEQANLERVRSFAAACGKKYERLLPYLDTVDAAQDLDSIRQALGARQVSYFGYSYGTYLGAVYAKLHPDRIHRLVLDSIVDPTGVWYDDNLSQDYAFNDRQRALMAWIAKYDSTYKLGTDPEKVEAKWYAMRAALAKKPAGGKVGASELEDTFIPGGYYNGYWPYLADAFSAYVNGRKTAALVEAYQNFAAVDASGDNGYSVYAAVQCRDSSWPRDWNQWRKDNWAAYAKAPFMVWNNAWYNASCAYWPTKALRPTDIANAGLPPVLLFQATDDAATPYQGGVTVHRLLAGSRLVVEQGGGNHGITLSGNTCLDGHLAAYLADGTVPHGAGSVDAVCAKTPDPKPLTAKAASTSSRGSTLHGLLGFRG, encoded by the coding sequence ATGCGAACACGCGCAGCCGTGCTGTGCGCCGTCGCCGCCGTCGTCGCCGGTTCGTTCACCGTCCCGCCCGCGACCGCCGCCACCCGAGCCCCCGTCCAGGCCTCCCCGGTGACCTGGAAGAAGTGCGGCACCACCGACTACCCGACGCTGCAGTGCGGCTCGGTCAAGGTGCCCCTCGACCACCGCAACCCGCGCGGGCGGCAGATCACGCTCGCCCTCTCGCGCGTCCCGCACACCGCGCCGGCCTCTCAGGGGCCGCTGCTGGTCAACCCCGGCGGCCCCGGCGGCAGCGGGCTGGCCCTCGCCGGCTTCGTGGCGTCCACGCTGCCCAAGAAGGTGGCCGCCCGGTACGACGTCATCGGCTTCGACCCGCGCGGCGTCGGGAAGAGCACCCCGGCGATCGACTGCGCCCCCGGCTACTTCGACCCGGTGCGCCCCGACTCGGTCCCGGCCACCCCCGCCCTCGAACAGGCGAACCTCGAGCGGGTGCGGTCCTTCGCGGCGGCCTGCGGCAAGAAGTACGAGCGCCTGCTGCCGTACCTCGACACGGTCGACGCCGCACAGGACCTCGACTCGATCCGCCAGGCCCTCGGCGCCCGGCAGGTCAGCTACTTCGGCTACTCCTACGGCACCTACCTGGGCGCGGTCTACGCGAAACTGCACCCGGACCGGATCCACCGCCTGGTCCTGGACTCGATCGTCGACCCCACGGGTGTCTGGTACGACGACAACCTGAGCCAGGACTACGCGTTCAACGACCGCCAGCGCGCCCTGATGGCGTGGATCGCCAAGTACGACTCGACGTACAAGCTCGGCACCGACCCGGAGAAGGTCGAGGCCAAGTGGTACGCCATGCGGGCCGCACTGGCGAAGAAGCCGGCCGGCGGCAAGGTGGGCGCCTCGGAGCTGGAGGACACCTTCATCCCCGGCGGCTACTACAACGGCTACTGGCCCTACCTGGCCGACGCGTTCTCCGCCTACGTCAACGGCAGGAAGACGGCCGCCCTGGTCGAGGCGTACCAGAACTTCGCCGCCGTCGACGCGTCCGGCGACAACGGCTACAGCGTGTACGCGGCCGTCCAGTGCCGGGACTCCTCCTGGCCGCGGGACTGGAACCAGTGGCGCAAGGACAACTGGGCGGCGTACGCGAAGGCGCCGTTCATGGTCTGGAACAACGCCTGGTACAACGCGTCCTGCGCCTACTGGCCGACGAAGGCGCTACGGCCGACGGACATCGCCAATGCCGGGCTCCCGCCGGTCCTCCTCTTCCAGGCGACGGACGACGCGGCCACTCCCTACCAGGGCGGCGTCACCGTCCACCGTCTGCTGGCCGGCTCCCGCCTGGTGGTGGAGCAGGGCGGCGGCAACCACGGCATCACGCTCAGCGGCAACACCTGCCTGGACGGCCACCTCGCCGCCTACCTGGCCGACGGCACGGTCCCGCACGGCGCCGGCTCCGTCGACGCGGTCTGCGCGAAGACGCCCGACCCGAAGCCCCTCACTGCCAAGGCGGCCTCGACGTCGTCCCGCGGCTCGACCCTGCACGGTCTGCTGGGCTTCCGCGGCTGA
- a CDS encoding GNAT family N-acetyltransferase, whose amino-acid sequence MTDDSPHGRSLRIRPMALADCDRVSEIRVRGWQYAYRGLMPQPFLDGLSVERDAERRRARFLDGRDGVTELVAERGGTIVGWAAHGPYRDGEVRTGDAELYALYVDAAHLGTGAGRALLATVLEQCAGHPRVYLWVLRENARARRFYELAGFTADGVEEPYEVDGVPVPEVRYVREPGVTSA is encoded by the coding sequence ATGACCGACGACTCGCCGCACGGCCGCTCCCTCCGTATCCGCCCGATGGCCCTCGCCGACTGCGACCGGGTCTCCGAGATACGCGTCCGGGGCTGGCAGTACGCCTACCGGGGCCTCATGCCGCAGCCGTTCCTCGACGGGCTCAGCGTCGAGCGGGACGCCGAGCGGCGCAGGGCCCGGTTCCTGGACGGCCGGGACGGGGTGACCGAGCTGGTGGCCGAGCGGGGCGGCACGATCGTCGGGTGGGCGGCGCACGGGCCGTACCGGGACGGTGAAGTGCGCACCGGGGACGCCGAGTTGTACGCCCTCTACGTGGACGCCGCGCACCTCGGCACCGGCGCCGGGCGGGCGCTGCTCGCGACGGTCCTGGAGCAGTGCGCCGGGCACCCGCGGGTGTACCTGTGGGTGCTCAGGGAGAACGCGCGCGCCCGGCGGTTCTACGAGCTCGCGGGCTTCACGGCCGACGGGGTCGAGGAGCCGTACGAGGTCGACGGGGTGCCGGTGCCCGAGGTGCGGTACGTCAGGGAGCCGGGCGTCACCTCTGCCTAG
- a CDS encoding adenylosuccinate lyase — MDEELRSLTERLRQESQGTAAFDRLLATEDHGELAEVLTAAGQPLWARELAAFRLGTAGDPRAFETLVLLLNHRDPPRCVSAAHALARLRDPRTARAAAALATNELRVAYALQPVRLLVELRAPESVPALITTLERRLRPYDPYRRVALACVDGLGTLGDTRARRVLTEALAHPTLAEAAVQALARIPRQR, encoded by the coding sequence GTGGACGAAGAGTTGCGATCACTCACGGAGCGTTTGCGGCAGGAGTCGCAGGGGACGGCTGCCTTCGACCGGCTCCTGGCCACCGAGGACCACGGCGAACTGGCGGAGGTGCTCACCGCGGCGGGACAGCCTCTGTGGGCCAGGGAGCTGGCCGCGTTCCGGCTGGGGACGGCCGGTGACCCGCGGGCCTTCGAGACCCTGGTCCTCCTGCTCAACCACCGCGACCCGCCCCGCTGCGTCTCCGCCGCCCACGCCCTCGCCCGCCTCCGGGACCCGCGCACCGCCCGCGCGGCCGCCGCCCTCGCCACCAACGAACTCCGCGTCGCCTACGCCCTGCAGCCCGTCCGGCTGCTGGTCGAACTCCGCGCGCCCGAGTCCGTGCCGGCCCTGATCACCACCCTGGAACGCCGGCTGCGCCCGTACGACCCCTACCGCAGGGTCGCCCTGGCCTGTGTGGACGGCCTCGGCACCCTCGGCGACACCCGCGCCCGCCGCGTCCTGACCGAGGCCCTGGCCCACCCCACCCTCGCCGAGGCGGCGGTCCAGGCCCTCGCCCGCATCCCTAGGCAGAGGTGA
- a CDS encoding 3-hydroxyacyl-CoA dehydrogenase family protein: MATPQSDPSLSPLRTIAVVGLGTMGTGITEVLATAGREVIGIDISEAQAGRSLAALEAATARAVARGRLTEQERSDTLARIRVGTDLTAAADADLVIEVVPESYEIKHQVLRELDGIVRPETILATGTNALSVTRLAADSARPERVLGLHFFNPAPAMKLVEVVSSVLTAPGAVAAVTDLAIELGKEPVAVGDRPGFVADGLLFGYLNQAAAMYEAKYASREDIDAAMRLGCGLPMGPLALLDLIGIDTARTVLEAMYAESRDRLHAPAPILKQLSEAGLTGRKSGRGFYSYEAPGSPAVVRDALTPLDGAAPTPGRTVRSVGVAGSGTMASGIAEVFAKAGYEVVLAARSEEKAQAAKARIGKSLDRSVGKGRMTAEAAAQTLDLITPAGSYDAFADVDLAVEAVAEDLEVKRQLFQALDKVCKPGAVLATTTSSLPVVACARATSRPQDVIGMHFFNPAPAMKLVEVVRTVLTAEDVHATVREVCGRIRKHAVDCGDRAGFIVNALLFPYLNNAIKMVEEHYASLDDIDAAMKLGGGYPMGPFELLDVVGLDVSLAIEKVLHREFRDPGLAPAPLLEHLVAAGCLGRKTGRGFREYARR; the protein is encoded by the coding sequence ATGGCCACTCCCCAGTCCGACCCTTCCCTGTCCCCGCTCAGGACGATCGCCGTCGTCGGCCTCGGCACCATGGGCACCGGTATCACCGAGGTCCTGGCGACGGCCGGCCGCGAGGTGATCGGCATCGACATCAGCGAGGCGCAGGCCGGCAGGTCCCTCGCCGCCCTGGAGGCCGCCACCGCGCGCGCCGTGGCGCGCGGCAGGCTGACCGAGCAGGAGCGCTCCGACACCCTCGCCCGGATCCGCGTCGGCACCGACCTGACGGCCGCCGCCGACGCCGACCTCGTCATCGAGGTGGTCCCGGAGTCGTACGAGATCAAGCACCAGGTCCTGCGGGAGCTGGACGGCATCGTGCGCCCCGAGACGATCCTCGCCACCGGCACCAACGCGCTCTCCGTGACCCGGCTGGCCGCCGACTCGGCCCGCCCCGAGCGCGTCCTCGGCCTGCACTTCTTCAACCCGGCCCCGGCGATGAAGCTGGTCGAGGTGGTCTCCTCGGTGCTCACCGCGCCCGGCGCCGTCGCCGCCGTCACCGACCTGGCGATCGAACTGGGCAAGGAGCCGGTCGCGGTCGGCGACCGCCCCGGCTTCGTCGCCGACGGCCTGCTGTTCGGCTACCTCAACCAGGCGGCCGCGATGTACGAGGCGAAGTACGCCTCCCGCGAGGACATCGACGCGGCGATGCGGCTCGGCTGCGGCCTGCCGATGGGCCCCCTCGCCCTGCTGGACCTGATCGGCATCGACACGGCCCGTACGGTCCTGGAGGCCATGTACGCCGAGTCCCGCGACCGCCTGCACGCCCCCGCCCCGATCCTCAAACAGCTCAGCGAGGCGGGCCTGACCGGCCGCAAGTCGGGCCGCGGCTTCTACTCCTACGAGGCCCCTGGCAGCCCCGCCGTGGTCCGGGACGCGCTGACCCCGCTGGACGGCGCCGCGCCCACCCCGGGGCGCACGGTCCGCTCGGTCGGCGTCGCCGGCTCCGGCACCATGGCCTCCGGGATCGCCGAGGTCTTCGCCAAGGCCGGGTACGAGGTCGTCCTCGCCGCCCGCAGCGAGGAGAAGGCGCAGGCCGCCAAGGCCCGCATCGGCAAGTCCCTGGACCGCTCCGTCGGCAAGGGCCGGATGACCGCCGAGGCGGCCGCGCAGACCCTGGACCTGATCACCCCGGCCGGTTCGTACGACGCCTTCGCGGACGTCGACCTGGCCGTCGAGGCGGTCGCCGAGGACCTGGAGGTCAAGCGGCAGCTGTTCCAGGCCCTGGACAAGGTCTGCAAGCCGGGCGCGGTGCTCGCCACCACCACCTCCTCGCTGCCGGTCGTCGCCTGCGCCCGTGCCACCTCGCGGCCGCAGGACGTGATCGGCATGCACTTCTTCAACCCGGCGCCGGCCATGAAGCTGGTCGAGGTCGTCCGCACCGTGCTCACCGCCGAGGACGTCCACGCCACGGTCCGCGAGGTCTGCGGCCGCATCCGGAAGCACGCCGTCGACTGCGGGGACCGGGCCGGGTTCATCGTGAACGCGCTGCTGTTCCCGTACCTGAACAACGCGATCAAGATGGTCGAGGAGCACTACGCCTCCCTCGACGACATCGACGCGGCGATGAAGCTCGGCGGCGGCTACCCGATGGGGCCGTTCGAGCTCCTGGACGTGGTCGGCCTGGACGTCTCGCTCGCCATCGAGAAGGTGCTGCACCGGGAGTTCCGCGACCCGGGCCTCGCACCCGCGCCGCTCCTGGAGCACCTGGTGGCCGCGGGCTGCCTCGGCCGCAAGACCGGCCGTGGCTTCCGCGAATATGCCCGCCGCTGA
- a CDS encoding TetR family transcriptional regulator translates to MSQPAKSSRTPATPDAPESAAGSRAAAQRLKMRRELAAAAMELFATKGYEATTVDEIAAAAGVARRTFFRHFRSKEEAIFPDHDDTLIRAEAVLNAAPAHEHPLDTVCRGIKEVMRMYAARPDISVARYKLTREVPTLREAEIASVARYERLFTRYLLGHFDEHAHADDANDDPLLAEVAASAVVTAHNHVLRRWLRAGGQGDVELQLDHAFAIVRKTFGNGIGAGREAAPRPAAPASVASQGEVLVTVARTDAPLDEVMRTIEQALKERS, encoded by the coding sequence ATGTCCCAGCCCGCCAAGTCCTCACGTACCCCCGCCACGCCCGACGCGCCGGAGAGCGCCGCGGGCAGCCGCGCGGCGGCCCAGCGGCTCAAGATGCGCCGGGAGCTGGCGGCCGCCGCGATGGAGCTCTTCGCGACGAAGGGGTACGAGGCGACCACCGTCGACGAGATCGCGGCCGCGGCCGGGGTGGCCCGCCGCACCTTCTTCCGCCACTTCCGCTCCAAGGAAGAGGCGATCTTCCCGGACCACGACGACACCCTGATCCGCGCCGAGGCCGTGCTGAACGCGGCCCCGGCCCACGAGCACCCGCTCGACACGGTGTGCCGCGGCATCAAGGAAGTCATGAGGATGTACGCGGCCCGGCCGGACATCTCGGTCGCCCGCTACAAGCTCACCCGCGAGGTACCCACCCTCCGCGAGGCCGAGATCGCGTCGGTGGCCCGCTACGAGCGTCTCTTCACCCGCTATCTCCTGGGCCACTTCGACGAGCACGCCCACGCGGACGACGCGAACGACGACCCGCTGCTGGCCGAGGTCGCGGCGTCCGCGGTGGTCACCGCCCACAACCACGTGCTGCGGCGCTGGCTGCGGGCGGGCGGGCAGGGGGACGTCGAACTGCAGCTGGACCACGCCTTCGCGATCGTCCGGAAGACGTTCGGGAACGGGATCGGGGCCGGCAGAGAGGCTGCGCCCCGCCCGGCCGCGCCGGCCTCGGTCGCCTCGCAGGGGGAGGTGCTGGTGACGGTGGCCAGGACCGATGCGCCGCTCGACGAAGTGATGCGCACGATCGAGCAGGCGCTGAAGGAGCGGTCGTAA
- the ccrA gene encoding crotonyl-CoA carboxylase/reductase has product MTTQAILDAIQSPESTPADFAALPLPESYRAITVHKDETDLFAGLETRDKDPRKSIHLDEVPLPELGPGEALVAVMASSVNYNSVWTSIFEPLSTFGFLERYGRTNELAKRHDLPYHIIGSDLAGVVLRTGPGVNAWKPGDEVVAHCLSVELESSDGHNDTMLDPEQRIWGFETNFGGLAEIALVKSNQLMPKPDHLSWEEAAAPGLVNSTAYRQLVSRNGAGMKQGDNVLIWGASGGLGSYATQFALAGGANPICVVSSPQKADICRAMGAEAIIDRNAEDYKFWKNEQEQDPREWKRFGKRIRELTGGEDIDIVFEHPGRETFGASVFVTRKGGTITTCASTSGYMHEYDNRYLWMSLKRIIGSHFANYREAWEANRLIAKGKIHPTLSKVYSLEETGQAAYDVHRNLHQGKVGVLCLAPEEGLGVRDKEMRAKHLDAINRFRNI; this is encoded by the coding sequence GTGACCACTCAGGCCATTCTGGACGCGATCCAGTCGCCGGAATCGACGCCGGCCGACTTCGCCGCCCTGCCGCTTCCCGAGTCGTACCGTGCGATCACCGTGCACAAGGACGAGACGGACCTGTTCGCGGGCCTGGAGACCCGCGACAAGGACCCGCGCAAGTCGATCCACCTCGACGAGGTCCCCCTGCCCGAGCTGGGCCCGGGCGAGGCCCTGGTCGCCGTCATGGCATCGAGTGTCAACTACAACTCGGTGTGGACCTCGATCTTCGAGCCGCTGTCGACCTTCGGCTTCCTGGAGCGCTACGGCCGTACGAACGAGCTGGCCAAGCGGCACGACCTGCCGTACCACATCATCGGCTCCGACCTCGCGGGCGTCGTCCTGCGTACCGGCCCCGGCGTCAACGCCTGGAAGCCCGGTGACGAGGTCGTCGCGCACTGCCTGAGCGTGGAGCTGGAGTCCAGCGACGGGCACAACGACACGATGCTCGACCCCGAGCAGCGGATCTGGGGCTTCGAGACCAACTTCGGCGGCCTCGCCGAGATCGCGCTCGTCAAGTCCAACCAGCTGATGCCCAAGCCGGACCACCTCAGCTGGGAGGAGGCCGCGGCCCCGGGCCTGGTCAACTCCACCGCCTACCGCCAGCTGGTCTCCCGCAACGGCGCCGGCATGAAGCAGGGCGACAACGTCCTGATCTGGGGCGCGAGCGGCGGGCTCGGCTCGTACGCCACCCAGTTCGCGCTGGCCGGCGGCGCCAACCCCATCTGTGTCGTGTCCTCGCCGCAGAAGGCGGACATCTGCCGGGCGATGGGCGCCGAGGCGATCATCGACCGCAACGCAGAGGACTACAAGTTCTGGAAGAACGAGCAGGAACAGGACCCGCGCGAGTGGAAGCGCTTCGGCAAGCGCATCCGGGAGCTCACCGGCGGCGAGGACATCGACATCGTCTTCGAGCACCCCGGCCGCGAGACCTTCGGCGCCTCCGTCTTCGTCACCCGCAAGGGCGGCACCATCACCACCTGCGCCTCCACCTCGGGCTACATGCACGAGTACGACAACCGCTACCTGTGGATGTCCCTGAAGCGGATCATCGGCTCGCACTTCGCCAACTACCGCGAGGCCTGGGAGGCCAACCGGCTGATCGCGAAGGGCAAGATCCACCCGACCCTGTCGAAGGTCTACTCCCTGGAGGAGACCGGCCAGGCCGCCTACGACGTGCACCGCAACCTGCACCAGGGCAAGGTCGGCGTCCTGTGCCTCGCCCCCGAGGAGGGCCTCGGCGTGCGCGACAAGGAGATGCGCGCCAAGCACCTCGACGCCATCAACCGCTTCCGCAACATCTGA
- a CDS encoding protein meaA, whose protein sequence is MTERQIADGARVKDRPWLMRTYAGHSTAEASNELYRRNLAKGQTGLSVAFDLPTQTGYDPDHILARGEVGRVGVPVSHLGDMRRLFQDIPLEQMNTSMTINATAMWLLALYQVVAEEQGADVTKLQGTTQNDIVKEYLSRGTHVFPPGPSLRLTTDMIAYTVSHLPKWNPINICSYHLQEAGATPVQEIAYAMSTAIAVLDAVRDSGQVPRERMGDVVARISFFVNAGVRFVEEMCKMRAFGRIWDQVTRERYGIEDPKQRRFRYGVQVNSLGLTEAQPENNVQRIVLEMLAVTLSKDARARAVQLPAWNEALGLPRPWDQQWSLRIQQVLAHESDLLEYDDIFEGSHVIEAKVAQLVEDSLAEMERIQEMGGAMAAVESGYLKSQLVASHAERRGRIESGQEKIVGVNIFETTEPNPLTADLDTAIQTVDPAVEARVVEAIGRWRDTRYQPPFNHPRPCKALERLKEAAKGTGNLMEATLECARAGVTTGEWAGALREVFGEFRAPTGVSSAPIAVPVEPGSALAEVRARVDATARDLGSGKLRFLVGKPGLDGHSNGAEQIAVRARDAGFEVVYQGIRLTPEQIVDAALAEDVHAVGLSILSGSHAQLVPDVLERLRVAGATDIPVIAGGIIPNGDAEQLREAGVAAVFTPKDFDITGIIGRIVDEIRKANKLDPLEVPA, encoded by the coding sequence ATGACTGAGCGTCAGATCGCCGACGGGGCACGTGTGAAGGACCGGCCGTGGCTCATGCGCACGTACGCCGGGCACTCCACGGCCGAGGCGTCCAACGAGCTGTACCGGCGCAACCTCGCCAAGGGCCAGACGGGTCTGTCGGTGGCGTTCGACCTGCCGACGCAGACCGGCTACGACCCCGACCACATCCTCGCCCGCGGCGAGGTCGGCCGGGTGGGCGTGCCCGTCTCGCACCTCGGTGACATGCGCCGGCTGTTCCAGGACATCCCGCTGGAGCAGATGAACACCTCGATGACGATCAACGCCACCGCCATGTGGCTGCTGGCGCTCTACCAGGTCGTCGCGGAGGAGCAGGGCGCGGACGTCACCAAGCTGCAGGGGACGACGCAGAACGACATCGTCAAGGAGTACCTGTCCCGGGGGACGCACGTCTTCCCGCCGGGGCCTTCGCTCCGCCTGACGACGGACATGATCGCGTACACGGTCTCCCACCTCCCGAAGTGGAACCCGATCAACATCTGCAGCTACCACCTGCAGGAGGCGGGCGCCACGCCGGTCCAGGAGATCGCGTACGCGATGTCCACCGCGATCGCCGTCCTCGACGCGGTGCGCGACAGCGGCCAGGTGCCGCGGGAGCGCATGGGCGACGTCGTCGCCCGCATCTCCTTCTTCGTGAACGCCGGCGTCCGGTTCGTCGAGGAGATGTGCAAGATGCGCGCGTTCGGCCGCATCTGGGACCAGGTCACCCGCGAGCGGTACGGCATCGAGGACCCCAAGCAGCGCCGGTTCCGGTACGGCGTCCAGGTCAACTCCCTCGGGCTGACCGAGGCACAGCCGGAGAACAACGTCCAGCGGATCGTCCTGGAGATGCTGGCGGTGACGCTGTCGAAGGACGCACGCGCGCGTGCCGTGCAGCTCCCCGCCTGGAACGAGGCGCTCGGCCTGCCCCGGCCCTGGGACCAGCAGTGGTCGCTGCGCATCCAGCAGGTGCTCGCCCACGAGAGCGACCTGCTGGAGTACGACGACATCTTCGAGGGCTCGCACGTCATCGAGGCGAAGGTCGCCCAGCTGGTCGAGGACTCGCTCGCGGAGATGGAGCGGATCCAGGAGATGGGCGGCGCGATGGCGGCCGTCGAGTCGGGCTATCTGAAGTCGCAGCTGGTGGCGTCGCACGCCGAGCGGCGGGGCCGGATCGAGTCCGGCCAGGAGAAGATCGTCGGCGTCAACATCTTCGAGACCACCGAGCCGAACCCGCTCACCGCCGACCTGGACACCGCGATCCAGACGGTGGACCCGGCGGTCGAGGCGCGGGTCGTCGAGGCGATCGGGCGCTGGCGCGACACCCGCTACCAGCCGCCGTTCAACCACCCCCGGCCCTGCAAGGCCCTGGAGCGGCTGAAGGAGGCCGCCAAGGGCACCGGCAACCTCATGGAGGCCACCCTGGAGTGCGCCCGTGCGGGCGTGACGACCGGCGAGTGGGCGGGCGCGCTGCGGGAGGTGTTCGGCGAGTTCCGGGCACCCACCGGGGTCTCCTCGGCTCCGATCGCGGTCCCCGTCGAGCCGGGCTCGGCGCTGGCCGAGGTGCGGGCCAGGGTGGACGCCACCGCGCGCGACCTGGGCAGCGGCAAGCTCCGCTTCCTGGTCGGCAAGCCGGGTCTCGACGGTCACTCCAACGGCGCCGAGCAGATCGCGGTGCGCGCCCGGGACGCCGGCTTCGAGGTGGTCTACCAGGGCATCCGCCTCACCCCCGAGCAGATCGTGGACGCGGCCCTGGCCGAGGACGTGCACGCGGTCGGCCTGTCGATCCTGTCCGGGTCGCACGCCCAGCTGGTCCCGGACGTCCTGGAACGACTCCGTGTGGCCGGTGCCACAGATATACCGGTGATCGCCGGTGGCATCATCCCGAACGGTGATGCCGAGCAGCTCAGGGAAGCCGGAGTGGCCGCGGTCTTCACCCCGAAGGACTTCGACATCACCGGAATCATCGGCCGCATCGTCGACGAGATCCGGAAAGCGAACAAGCTCGACCCCCTGGAGGTCCCCGCATGA